The genomic region CCGCCCTGCTCGCCCCGCGCGGTCTGCCCGCGCCCCGTCATGGAGGACCTGGGTGAGTGGGGTCCGGGTCCCCTTGTCCCCAAGCCCCTCACCACTGCCTGGACCCGCTTCCCCATCCTGGGGCCCCCTCGCACTCCCGGCATCGCTCCATCCCTGCCTCCCGGTCTTCTGGCTTCTGGTCTCTGCCGGTGCCTCCTTTCCGACTCCACGTCCCTCTTCCTGCCGCTCCCTTCCTGCCTTTGCCAGACTGGTcgctccctcccttcttccttcactTCGCTCCCCCGTCGCTGGCTGCAAAcggatgggcagggaggtgcaGCGCCTGCGGACGCCTGGGCTCAGGAGCTCTGGGAAGGGAGGAGTTAAAAGGACCTTGGGTCCAGGGACTGGGAAAATAGTCGGGAAGGGAGACTATGACAGTAagttctggagaagaaaatgggctTGCCCTAGGgtttggggaaggaaagagtTAAGGGCCCTTTAGTATGGTAGGGTCAGGTCCTTGgggcagaaaggaaagataatAGATGGgtgctgagctgccagggagagGTCAAGGATTCCATCAGGCGCTCAGGGATGCAGAGTAAAGGGGCAGGGACTTTAAATCTGGAAGGTGAAGAGTTCAAAGGTTCTGGATCTGGGGATGGAGAAGGGGGAAGCTGGGTTGTGTGTTTTGGGGGGTGGTGCTGTCTGTCCCTCCGACTTGGGGCAGAGAGGAGGATTCACGCATCTCATCCTCCCTGTCCTTTGGAACTGGGGCACGAAGGCTGTGCGCTCCGTGGGATAGAAGGCGTTCCAGCACCCTGCAGTAGGGGGTGCTGCTCAGAATGAGTAACGGGCACTGGTACTGAAGAATAAACCAATCAGAAAGCAGGTCCCACCAGACTCACCAATGAGGTGCATAGGGCGGAGCCCAGTGGCATCTGGAGGTgggccagggctgggaggggcctgTTTAGGTGTAGGGGGTGTGGCAGAAAGAGCATCCAATCAGAAAGCAGATGTCAGGCATACAGCCAATTGAGCAATTTGGGGTGGAGCCAAATTTGCCTCCAGGGAAGAGCCAATTTTGACTGCATTACCGAAGATTCAGAGAATTAAAGAGTCAGGTAGATGAGTTTGTAAATGACTCTCAGGAAGAGCCACGTGGGATGTTGTGTCCGTAAATAGTCCTTGCTGCCCTTCCACATCTCTGCCATGGTCTGCCTTGTATTTCTTCTGATTCTTGACCTCTACTCTTAATAGTGGCTTCTGTCCTCAAGTACTGCCCACTTAGAACGCTTATTCTCTGATCTCTTAAGGCCCTGTCTCTGCCTTAACCTTGACTTCTCAGCCTCTCACCTTGACGGCCTCTCCCTGCAGATGCCCTGCTTTCTGACCTGGAGACCACAACCTCACACATGCCAAGGTCAGGGGCTCTAAAAGAGCGGCCCCCAGAGCCCCTCACGTCTCCTCTGACACAGGTGAGCTCAGATGCTGGGGAGAGGGACAACCACTCGGGCCAGGTTTGgtgagaggaaaggaaacccaGGCCTGAGTAGGGCAGAGTACAGGCGTATCATCCCACACACATGTCCTTCTCTATAGATGGGGCCTGGGGAATCTTCAGGAGCCTCTGGGGACAAGGACCATCTGTATAGGTGAGAAGACTGGGTATGGGGGGATGGGATGGCCAATTGAGACTCGGGCTTGTATTCCCCACCCCTGAACCCAAGCTCCCACCCTCTTTCCCAGCACGGTATGCAAGCCTCGGTCCCCGAAGCCTGCAGCCCCTGCCACCCCTCCATTCTCCTCTTCCTGCGGTGTCTTGGGCACGGGGCTCTGTGAGCTAGACAGGTTGCTTCAGGAACTTAATGCTACTCAGTTCAACATAACAGGTACCAGGGTTACTGGGACAGGCCTTGATGGGATGGGGGGCaaggcagggctgggcagagactaaggggggtagccattcccttctcccaggggatattcccaacccaaggattgaaccggggtctcccgccttgcaggcagattctttactttccaaGTCACTAAGGAAGCGCATAGACTTCCCAGCGTAGCAGCTAAAGGGATGTAAGCCTTAACTGGGAAGGAGGCTAGTGCATGGCCCCAGGCCCAGtgcccttctcccctctctgcagATGAAATAATGTCTCAGTTCCCATCCAGCAAGGAGACAGCAGGGGAGCAGAAGGAGGACCAGCCTGAGGACAAGAAAAGGCCCAGCCCGTGAGTCTGGCGCAGCTGGCGGGGTTGGGGAAAAGGTGGTCAGTTCTGGATGCTGGAGTTACTGGAGCATCACTTCAGTAATGAAGTGTCACCCTGAGACTCTGAGCTGACACAAGCTGTGTTCTTCAcagccctcccagcccctcccctgttCTCCCAAAGCCTTCAGCCACCTCAGCCACCCTGGAGCTAGATAGACTGATGGCCTCACTCTCTGACTTCCGTGTCCAGAACCATGTGAGTCACTCAAGGAGTGGGGGTGGACCACTGTGGATTCATGGCTCTCAACCCATCTGAGACCTTCTCACCTGTGCTGCCTTGCTGACTCAGCTCTCCTGTCCTCACTACTGCAGCTTCCAGCCTCAGGGCCAACCCCGCCACCAGTGCCAAGCTCTGTGAATGAggacgccccctccccaccagggccCACCAGCAAAGGCAGCCTGGACACCATGCTGGGGCTACTTCAGTCTGACCTCAGCCGCCGTGGCGTTCCCACCCAGGCCAAGGGCCTCTGTGGCTCCTGCAATAAACCCATTGCTGGGCAAGTAAGTGAAGCTCTGCGAGTAAGGGGGTAGAGAcccatgcatgccaagtcacttcagtcatgtccaactcttagcgatcctatggactgtagcccactaggctcctctgtccatgggattctccaagcaagtgtactggagtgagttgccatgccctcctccaggggatcttccccacccaggaattgaacctgcatctcttatatctcctgctttggcagacaagttctttaccactagcgccacatgggaagcccagagacctATAGACCTATTTCACTTGGAGCCAGTAGGTATTATTGTTATTCATATTTCgtggatgaggaaattgaagctccGAGTCAGACAGCAAGTGAGTGGCAGAGTAAGAATTCCAACCcaggttttatttattctagtcctattgtgtgccaggcattatgctaGCTCCTTTACAAACCcccatgtaatttttttaattgatcaatttatttcatttctggttgtactgggtcttcattgctgtgcgtgggctttctctcctTGCAGAGATTcaggctactgtctagttgtggtgcacaagcttcttattgcaggggcttctcttgttgcagaactcTAGGCACAAGAACTAcagtagttgcagcccatgggctcggTAGTTGAGGCTCATAGGCTTTAGAGCACGTGCTCAGTcactgtggtgctcaggcttagctgctccaaggtatgtgggatcttcctggagcagggatcaaacctgtgtcccctacattggcaggcagattgttatccactgcaccaccggggaagtcccctatctcatttaatcttcacaaaagcCTCATTGGCTCCACCCACCATCTCTTCAGGACCCACAAAGACTGTTTCTCCTCCACCAGTCTGGTTTGGGAGCTCCAGTTCTTGGCTTATTGACTGAGCAGATGTTATCAGCAACTGTGCCTAGTGGTTGATCTAGATCCTCCTGCTAGATAAAGTGCCCTACCGCCATCCATTTTGCTGAGAATTTCCAATCTCAGcaaagcagggtgacattatgaATTTTCTAAGCACTTTCACCTTCATGGGCCCCttcctccattaaaaaatatataaattgcaTTTTATGACTGTTGGAGTGAAGATGAatacattaatattatatattaagtaattttcttctagctcatttttttcttctaattttaaaagaaattataacaTGTTTGTGACCTACAAAAAGTATGATGGGCCCAAGGTACTGTGCTGGAAACCGGCTTAAATCTCCATCGCTTTGGGATTGAGTGACTTGGACATTCGATACTTCATCCTGACTTCTCAAAGATAAGATGTGAAAAGTGCCACGTAAACCTTGGCTCACTGGGCATCTGGCAGCCCGAGGGCCACTCTGACTCACGCCTCAACCCCAACTCACAGGTCGTGACGGCGCTTGGCCGTGCTTGGCATCCTGAGCACTTCGTTTGCGGTGGCTGTTCCACCGCCCTGGGAGGCAGCAGCTTCTTCGAGAAGGATGGAGCTCCCTTCTGTCCTGAGTGCTACTTCGAGCGCTTCTCTCCGCGATGTGGCCTCTGCAATCAACCCATCCGACACGTGAGCCCCGCCTGGACCACAAGCCCCGCCTCTGTTTCACCCAAAGAGCTTCATCCACTTACGCATTTCCATCCCCAACCCAGCTGCTTCCAGGGTTCTCTTCCTCAGCTCTTCGGACTCTGCGCTCTTTGATTCCCAAGTTCCTGCTTAGGTCTCCCGCAGCTTCAACTCATACTTCAAGCCACTCATTTATCGGttcagggtgggaggggagaggaaatggGCGGGGAGGCACGCTGAGTGTTCCCTTTCATTCCCCGCAGAAGATGGTTACTGCCTTGGGCACCCACTGGCACCCGGAGCATTTCTGCTGCGTTAGTTGCGGGGAGCCCTTCGGAGATGAAGGTGAGAGCTTGACCCCCATCTTGAAAGTCGCGTGTCCGCTCGACATCCAGCCCCGCTCCCTTTGGGCCCGCCTACTAGGACTTCCGAAATCCTCAGGGGCCTGAATTTTCTCCTGCTCTCTCCTGGCCCCGGCCTATCCCACCTGTGGATTCCCATCCCACTCTCTCCCACTCTGCCCCCACCCAGACCCTGTCCCTCTCCACCGACTGCGTCCTCTCACCGCGCCGCTTCCGGCCCCCCCAGTCTCCAATCTTTGTGGGCTCCCGGGGCCACCTCGcacccttttccttcctccttacTCTGTTCCCGCTCCTAGGTTTCCACGAGCGGGAGGGCCGCCCCTACTGCCGCCGGGACTTCCTGCAGCTGTTCGCGCCGCGCTGCCAGGGTTGCCAAGGCCCCATTCTGGACAACTACATCTCGGCGCTCAGCGCGCTCTGGCACCCGGACTGTTTCGTCTGCAGGGTGCGCAACTGTGGGGGGCGGGGCCTTGGAGGGAGGGGCCAATGGGGGGGCGGGACTAGGAATCGGGCGGGACTTTTCAGAGCGGGACCCCTGGGGAGGCGGAGTTTCACGCTTGCTGGCGGTGCGAGGGGCTGCGGGAGTCTCTGGGGTTGGTTATTCAACTCCAAAAGGGAGTTATTTGGTTTGGAGGTTGGCGCTGACCCATCCTTTCGCGGTTGCCCTTCCCCAGGAATGTTTCGCGCCCTTCTCGGGAGGCAGCTTTTTCGAGCACGAGGGCCGTCCGCTCTGCGAGAACCATTTCCACGCGCGGCGCGGGTCTCTGTGCGCCACGTGTGGCCTCCCGGTGACCGGCCGATGCGTGTCGGCCCTGGGCCGCCGCTTCCACCCGGACCACTTCACCTGCACCTTCTGCCTGCGCCCACTCACCAAGGGCTCCTTCCAGGAGCGCGCGGGCAAGCCCTACTGCCAGCCCTGCTTCCTCAAGCTCTTCGGCTGACCGCCTGCCGGGGTCGCCCCTCCGGGAGAGCGCAGCCCCAAAGACCTCGCCCTCCCCTCACAAAAGATCGGGTTCTCCAGACCTCAAGGCCTGGCTGTTGGAGCTTGGGGCTCCACCAGCCCGACTTCTTGAGGTCCCACCCCACTGGAGGAACCGGCCCCGAAGGTACTGTACGTTCTTCGTGGGCGAGTTCAGAAAAGGCCCTACAAACCCTTACGGCCACACGCCTCCCGAAGTGGGTCCGTACACTGACCGATCCCACGTGAGCCCCTCACTTTGTTCCCAGCCTTGAGGGAGCCCCCCGACTGGAGGATGGCCCTTGCAATTCCCACGAATCCGAGGCCAGGCCAAGACGTCCCTCTCCCCGCCCCTCACTGTTCTGTGCACTTTTTTCTACCTACATAAACACACATTCCACGTCACGTCGGTGCTGTGTCTCTGCGCGGGAGTGGCTCGCTTCGCGACGTCCCGCCCCTTGTACTGCTATGGCCGCCGCGGGCTCTAGGCCGCCGCCTTGTGGCGGGAGCCGGGCCTGCAGCCTCAGCCCTTCAGATGAGCCTGAGGCCGGAAAGGCCGGCCACGTGCGCAGGATTGTATAGCTGGCGGCCAGCCGGGACGGGAATTTAAGCGGAGCCCCATCAAACCTTCCTGTCGCCAACCCCCGACCCATCAGTTCCTTATATTCTCGAAATAAGCACTTAATCTGTACCCACTCCCTTCACCCTTGCCACCTGTTTGGTCTCCAGATTTTCCccctctaatatttttttttaattttttactttttggccacactgcacagcatgtggggtcttctctcccccaccagggatcgaacttgcaccccctgcattggaagtgccgTTTTAATCACCTGACCACCAAGGCAGTCCCACCCCCTTTCTTAAAAGACCCTCAGAGATGGGGCTCCATTTGAAAGTGCCAATTTATTCCCACCCTTTGGATCTGAGCATTAAATTTCAGCTTCTCTCATACTAGTATTGACTTATAACATCTCCTTTAAGCAGAAGATGGCACTTAGGGTGGTCAGGGCACTGACTGAGGAAAACTGGGAGCTGTACGAACTAGAAAGAGGCTTTAATTCAGCTTGGAagtcaaggagggcttcctggaggaggtgacacagGAGCCAAGCCCCTGTGAGAAGGGTGAGACCAGGGGTTCTTAGGTACAGAGAGGTTCAGGCTGCATCTGAATCCCCAAACCCCAGGGGTCTTTGTAAGCCCAGTTCCCTAGGAAGGGGGCCTAGATTCCTGCTCTAACTACAGGGACCTCTGAGGCTGGAAACAATGGATCCCCAAAGGCCCTTCCAGCTCAAAGAGGGGCTAACAGCCAAGGAGAACAGCTGTGGTGTGGGCAAGAGCCAAAGGTGAGGTTCTTTGCCTTGGCTTCGGGCAAACCACCTTCCCCAGATTCTTTCCTCTCTGAAGCTCCCCTCCTGGGTCTTCCTAAGCCTCTGGCTCTTCCTCTTTCACAAATCCTCCCTGGAGAGTGCTGTCCATCCCTTGGCTTGTAACTGCCTCCCAGTCTTGAGCCATTCATTTCCCAAGAATTCATTGACTACATATTGTGCTAGGTCCATGCTGGGTGCTGAGAAACACGTTCCTTGGATTCCTGGTCTCATAGGAgagacagatggaaaaaaaaaagaaaaacaagaaacaaaaccgCAATGACAAGTGTGATAAAGTAACAAACTCCCCTGATGGCCTAGGTAAAGCTGGTTCTTCTCCCTAGTTTCCACCCATAGCACCTCCCTAGTCCCTCACTTATCACTTTTGCAAACAGGTATTTGTTGCTTGTtcatttatgttttggttttttttttttttactggcctctgtagttgcggcaagtgggcttaggtgctcctaggcatgtgggctcttagttccccgaccagggatcgaatccttgtCCCCTgacttggaaggtggattctcaagcactgagccaccagagaagtcccatgcttgtttatttctgaaatgaagGCAAGCTCTTGGGAGTTTGTCTGTCAAACGACACATTTGTTTTGCTGTTATCTGTCCAGTGTCCAAGTTGCTGTCTAGCAGGTGGTAAGTGCTCCAAAAATGTTTGctaatgaaggaatgaatgaagaaggaaggggaggaggaaaggcgagaaggaaaaaaaataagaactaagagaagatggggaaggaggtaCATGAACCAGAGCATCAGAGAAAGCCTCTGTGAATATGTAATATCTCCATTGAGACTGATAATCTCCATTGAGACTGAAGGTTGAGGGAAGAGCCCGCTAGGCAAAGAGCGCGAGGAGAGCACcccaggcagaggaaagagcaagtgcaaaggccagGAGGTAGGAACGAGCTTGGTGtattggaaggaaggaaagaaggctgATGTGGTTGATTAGAGCGAGCAGGGGAGAGTCATAGGAGATGCGGTCAAAGAGAAACAAGGTGCCACATCACGCAGTGCTCTGCCGGCTCTGATGAGGgcaggtgtgtgcatgctaagtcacttcagtcgtgtgtgactctttgcgaccccatggactatagccttccaggctcctctgtccatggggttctcctggcaagcaTCCTGgcatggattgccatgccctcctccaggggatcttccctacccagggaccgaactcacatctccagtggctcctgcattgccggtggattctttacctctgagccaccaaggaagccacagAGATCTGATTTTAAGTGCCTGCAACCCCAGTGTGTCCTCTGATACTTACCTCTAGATTTCTTCCTGacccttcatttttaaaaattattttatttggctgtgtcgggtcacCTGACACAGTTGTGGCGCAtgagcttctctctagttgtggtgctcgggctttggtgtcccatggcatgtgggatcttatgcCACCCGACCAGGTGGGATcttgaccaggaatggaacctgagtcctctgcattgcaaggtggattcttaaccactggaccactcggCCAGACACTTCAAATTCATCACCCGCTGAAGCAGATGCTGTGGGTGCCCTGCCTGTATCCACCTGACCCATCTGGGAAGTCATATGCAGACACTTCCCAGACCCTCGGTGTCCCTAGATGCTCCCTGAGTTTCTGTCTGGAGGAGGGCCGGGGTGAATGGGTGGGATTCTGTAACCTCAGAACCTCCAACCAGTTAGAGATAGGGATTGGTGAATAACTATCCTAGCTCTCTGGTTCCTGGGGATCAATTCTGAGGTGAGTTCCCCTCAGTGTCTCAGAGGTCCCCACTGGGATTGTCAAAGTggtaacttctttaaaaaatattttatttattatttatttatttatttggctgccctgggtcttagttgtggcatgcgggatctagtttcctgaccaggaagcaaaccccaggtcctctgcattgggagctcagagtcttggccactggaccaccggggaagtcccacaGTGGTAACCTTTTCATCAATACACCGTTATtggcttttctcctttcttcatctCTCTTCCTCATTCCTTCACAGCCCTGACTGTGATTAGCTCCCCAGTACAGTTCTTGCACCCCAATTCCCATCTTAGAGTCTGTTTTTGAAGGGACCATAATGAAGGCATTCCTTAAACAGCTCATCACCTTCCCCTAAAATATTGTTCTCTGTTCTCATTTCCACCATGAAGCCAACTACCATAATCAGACACCCAAGCCTGGTCAGTTCTTCTAGAAAGATAGAGGAGCGGGTATCTATTTATCAAGCTATTCCCTTCTCACGT from Odocoileus virginianus isolate 20LAN1187 ecotype Illinois chromosome 33, Ovbor_1.2, whole genome shotgun sequence harbors:
- the TGFB1I1 gene encoding transforming growth factor beta-1-induced transcript 1 protein isoform X2, which encodes MEDLDALLSDLETTTSHMPRSGALKERPPEPLTSPLTQMGPGESSGASGDKDHLYSTVCKPRSPKPAAPATPPFSSSCGVLGTGLCELDRLLQELNATQFNITDEIMSQFPSSKETAGEQKEDQPEDKKRPSPPPSPSPVLPKPSATSATLELDRLMASLSDFRVQNHLPASGPTPPPVPSSVNEDAPSPPGPTSKGSLDTMLGLLQSDLSRRGVPTQAKGLCGSCNKPIAGQVVTALGRAWHPEHFVCGGCSTALGGSSFFEKDGAPFCPECYFERFSPRCGLCNQPIRHKMVTALGTHWHPEHFCCVSCGEPFGDEGFHEREGRPYCRRDFLQLFAPRCQGCQGPILDNYISALSALWHPDCFVCRECFAPFSGGSFFEHEGRPLCENHFHARRGSLCATCGLPVTGRCVSALGRRFHPDHFTCTFCLRPLTKGSFQERAGKPYCQPCFLKLFG
- the TGFB1I1 gene encoding transforming growth factor beta-1-induced transcript 1 protein isoform X1; this encodes MGREVQRLRTPGLRSSGKGGVKRTLGPGTGKIVGKGDYDNALLSDLETTTSHMPRSGALKERPPEPLTSPLTQMGPGESSGASGDKDHLYSTVCKPRSPKPAAPATPPFSSSCGVLGTGLCELDRLLQELNATQFNITDEIMSQFPSSKETAGEQKEDQPEDKKRPSPPPSPSPVLPKPSATSATLELDRLMASLSDFRVQNHLPASGPTPPPVPSSVNEDAPSPPGPTSKGSLDTMLGLLQSDLSRRGVPTQAKGLCGSCNKPIAGQVVTALGRAWHPEHFVCGGCSTALGGSSFFEKDGAPFCPECYFERFSPRCGLCNQPIRHKMVTALGTHWHPEHFCCVSCGEPFGDEGFHEREGRPYCRRDFLQLFAPRCQGCQGPILDNYISALSALWHPDCFVCRECFAPFSGGSFFEHEGRPLCENHFHARRGSLCATCGLPVTGRCVSALGRRFHPDHFTCTFCLRPLTKGSFQERAGKPYCQPCFLKLFG
- the TGFB1I1 gene encoding transforming growth factor beta-1-induced transcript 1 protein isoform X3, with amino-acid sequence MPRSGALKERPPEPLTSPLTQMGPGESSGASGDKDHLYSTVCKPRSPKPAAPATPPFSSSCGVLGTGLCELDRLLQELNATQFNITDEIMSQFPSSKETAGEQKEDQPEDKKRPSPPPSPSPVLPKPSATSATLELDRLMASLSDFRVQNHLPASGPTPPPVPSSVNEDAPSPPGPTSKGSLDTMLGLLQSDLSRRGVPTQAKGLCGSCNKPIAGQVVTALGRAWHPEHFVCGGCSTALGGSSFFEKDGAPFCPECYFERFSPRCGLCNQPIRHKMVTALGTHWHPEHFCCVSCGEPFGDEGFHEREGRPYCRRDFLQLFAPRCQGCQGPILDNYISALSALWHPDCFVCRECFAPFSGGSFFEHEGRPLCENHFHARRGSLCATCGLPVTGRCVSALGRRFHPDHFTCTFCLRPLTKGSFQERAGKPYCQPCFLKLFG